TTGCAAGTCAAGCGCTTTGAAAGCGGCGTCGTCAAAGACCCTATCACCATTGAGTCAACAGCAAGTGTGCGCGAATTGGTCGCGCTAACAAAAGAAAACCGTATCTCCGGCGTGCCTGTCATGCAGGATGGCAAACTGGTCGGCATCGTCACCAGTCGCGATGTGCGATTTGAACCCCAGTTAGATGCATCCGTTTCCAGCATCATGACGCCCAAAGAACGCCTCGTGACTGTCAAAGAAGGCGCTTCCGCTGAGACGGTGAAAGAACTGTTGCACCGCCATCGCATTGAAAAAATTCTTGTAGTCAATGATGCCTTTGATCTACGCGGCATGATCACGGTAAAAGACTTCAACAAATCGGAAACCTTCCCCTACGCCTGCAAAGACGACCAAGGTCGCCTGCGCGTAGGCGCATCTGTCGGCGTAGGCGGCGATACCGATCAACGCGTTGATGCGCTAATTGCGGCAGGTGTAGATGTTTTAGTTGTCGACACTGCGCACGGCCACTCCAAAAATGTGCTGGGTCGCGTACAGTGGATCAAGCAGCACTACCCACAGGTGCAAGTGATCGGTGGCAACATCGCCACTGGCGAGGCGGCACTAGCGCTGGTGAAAGCAGGCGCAGACGGTGTGAAAGTTGGCATCGGCCCTGGCTCCATCTGTACCACGCGCATCGTCACCGGTATCGGCGTGCCACAAATTAGCGCTATCGCCAATGTCGCTGCCGCGCTGAAAGAGACTGACGTTCCTCTTATCGCTGACGGCGGTATTCGTTTTTCAGGCGATGTCGCCAAGGCTGTCGCTGCGGGCGCGCACTCCATCATGATGGGCAGCATGTTTGCTGGCACCGAAGAAGCACCCGGTGAAATTGAGTTGTACCAAGGGCGCTCCTACAAGTCTTATCGCGGCATGGGTTCACTCGGTGCGATGGCCCAGTCACAAGGCTCTTCTGATCGCTATTTCCAAGATGCCAGTCAAGGCGCGGAAAAACTCGTGCCAGAAGGCATTGAGGGACGCGTGCCATATAAGGGCACAGTTTCAGCCATCATCCATCAAATGATGGGCGGCTTGCGCTCTGCCATGGGTTACACCGGCAGCATCAACATCCCAGCCATGCGCACAAAAACGCGTTTTGTGCGCGTGACGAGTGCCGGTATGAATGAATCACATGTGCACGACGTATCCATCACCAAAGAAGCGCCCAACTATCCCGTTCGCTAATCAGATTTTTGCCACATGAAAAACATTCACGCCCATAAAATTCTAATTTTGGATTTTGGCTCGCAATACACACAATTAATTGCGCGACGCATTCGTGAAGCTGGCGTTTACTGCGAAATCTACGCATGGGATTGCCCTCCCGACGCTATCAAAGAATTTACACCGCGCGGCATTATTTTGTCTGGCGGCCCTGAATCGGTTACTGACAATCAAGGCCCGAGAGCTGCGTCGATTATTTTTGAATTAGGTGTTCCTGTACTCGGTATCTGTTACGGCATGCAAACCATGGCCGAGCAATTTGGCGGCAAAGTGGAAAGCTCTTCATTGCGCGAGTTCGGTTACGCGCAAGTTCAAGTACATGGCGATTCTTTGTTACTGCGCAATATTGCTGATATCGAAAATGAACAAGGCCGCTTTCTCGATGTTTGGATGAGTCACGGTGACAAAGTGACAGCAATACCAGACGGATTTCAACTCATGGCATCAACGCCGAGCTGCCCTGTCGCCGGTATATACTCCAACGAAAAGCGTTTTTACGCGCTGCAATTTCACCCAGAAGTCACGCACACAAAGCAAGGACAACATATTTTTTCAAATTTTGCTTTAGAAATTTGCCAGTGCGAACCACTGTGGAACGCCAGCAACATTGTTAACGACGCCATTGAAACTGTTCGCCAACAAGTTGGCAAAGACAAAGTTTTATTGGGGTTGTCTGGTGGCGTTGACTCTTCTGTTGTCGCGGCATTGCTGCATCGCGCCATTGGCGATCAATTAACTTGCGTTTTCGTGGACAACGGTTTGCTGCGCAAGAGCGAAGGCGATCAAGTGATGGCGATGTTTGCTCAACACATGGGCATCAAAGTAATTCGCGCCAACGCAGAAAATATTTTTCTCAGTAAGCTGTCTGGTATTAATGACCCAGAACAAAAACGAAAAATTATCGGCAACACCTTTATCGAAATTTTTGATGCTGAAGCCACAAAACTGGACGGCGTAAAGTGGTTGGCACAAGGCACTATCTATCCCGATGTTATCGAATCTGCTGCCAGCAAACACGGCAAAGCGCATGTCATCAAATCACACCACAATGTCGGCGGGCTGCCGGAAGACATGCAATTTTCTTTGATTGAGCCACTGCGTGAATTGTTCAAAGACGAAGTACGCAAAATTGGCTTAGAACTCGGCTTGCCTTACGACATGGTGTATCGCCATCCCTTCCCCGGCCCAGGCTTAGGTGTGCGCATACTCGGTGAAGTTAAAAAAGAATACGCCGATATCCTACGAGATGCCGATGCTATTTTTATCGAAGAACTACATAAAGCAAATTGGTATCACAAAGTCAGCCAAGCCTTTGCTGTTTTCCTGCCAGTTAAGTCCGTTGGCGTGGTTGGTGACGGCCGTCGCTATGAATATGTCATTGCACTGCGCGCAGTTGAAACCATCGATTTTATGACAGCGCGTTGGGCACACCTGCCCTATGAATTACTGGAAAAAGTCTCAGGCAGAATCATCAACGAAATCAGCGGCATTTCGCGTGTCACTTATGATGTTTCCTCCAAACCCCGCCACTATTGAGTGGGAATAACTGCCCGCACTGAGGAGGTTACAACAATAACTTCGCGAGTAAATTCAAGGCAATAAAAAAGGAGGTTAAACCTCCTTTTTATTCAACTCAAGCAACACACTTAGAAAGTGTATTTCACATTGAGTGAGATATAGTCACGATCTACCCACAAATTGTTCGGACCTGAGTAGTCACTGTAATAAGCAGAAAATTTCCAGTTCTCTAAGTAAGTCAGCTCTGCACCAACGCTCCACCACAAATTCTGTTCGTTGTAGGCAAATGTAGAGAAGCTCCCTTCGATACCGTAGTTTACGAAGAAAGGGATAACCAAATCAGCACCTTCGAATACATTCTTGTACTCAGGCATAAACTGCATACTCATGCCGTAGCCAGATTTAGTAAATGCACCCAAATGCGCAAACTGCAGATCGTCATCCTCATACCCACCAACAACCCAGCCCCCCAATTCGCCTACCAGCGTTGCGGTATCCCACAGCGCACTAGGCTGCAGCATATATGTACCACCGATATTGAAACTGTGAATTTCAGCGCGGCGAGGCCAACTAAATGCAGCCGTATTTGCTACAACATTGGCAGCAGGATAACCTTTGGGCCATACACCAAAGCCGTTAGCGGCATAGTAGCTTGGGTCTTTACAGTGAGCGCGCATTAAATCTTTCGCCTCACACGCTGGTACGAGAGGCGCATTGGCGCGATAAGCATATTCAGCCCCAACCTGCACACCACCAATGACCGTGTTCATAGAAAGGCCGTACATACGAATGTTGTCAAAATAGTTAATGCCGTAAGGAGCGTTACCACTCGGTAAATTATTTTCAGGCAAAGTAGCTAACTCTTTAGGAGAAAGTATGGAAGCAGAGCCGTTCCCCGCCCAGAACATTGGATATTTATCACTATAATTGACTATGTAAAAACCAAGTTCCGTGCCATCAGCAAGAGCCTGTCTTACCGCCAAACCAAATTGTTTATTGTTATTAGGGTGATGCTCGACGCGTTCAAAGCCTGCCCCTCCAACTTGTGGTAGCGCAATAAATCTATCGCCGTCAATAAAGTCTTGCATAGAGAAGAACGAACCCGTTGGAAACAAGGTCGACTTAATCCATTCATACTGCCAATACGCCTCAATGGTTGTTGAATCCGTTGCTGAAAACGATCCGTAAACGGCGCCTGTCGGCAAAAATACTTCTTTTAACTCAACACCAGGCACGGTTGCTGCGGCAGAATCCACGCGGTTTTGGGCAAAGGCAATGCCACCCTGCAGCATCAGCGCCTCACCCCAAGTTACTACTTGGCGACCAACACGAACATCTAAGCTGCGGCCAGCAATATCAAATGAACCATAGAGGTAGGCATCTAAGAAACGCGCTTTGTAGCCCATGGTGTGCTTGTATTCTTCATCCCACCAATGATCGACATTGTTGATCTTATCTGCGGCAAGCTGGTTGTTGCTTCCAGCTGCTCCAACATAGGGTGCCAAATATTTGTCGGACCAGCTAGGGCGATCAAACGGTACAGAATCATAAAAAATCTGCGGACGCAAAAAGAGCCCTACATTTTTATAAGAAATATTGATATCAGAAAGAATACCTACACGATTAGAAACAGTGTCCCATTTATCGTAGTTACGCGTGCCATCATCAGAGTTCATGCGTTGTACATATTCTTTAAAAGCCTTTGAGTCAGGGTTTGCCATGGCAAACTTTCGATCAATGTGTCCACCCAACAGGTTTTTATCGCGACCCTCTACTCGCCATTGACGACCGTAAGTAATGGTTGTATCCAAGTTGACTTTTAGTTCGTCTGATACTTCAAACTCAAGTGCATGAGTTTGCACCGATAGAGGCAGCAACCCAGCAACAACTATTGCTTTTGCCAACCCGCTGAATCGATTTTTTATTTTCATCTTTTCTCCACCCATGTTGATGTTTTTTTGTTATACCGCGCGCCACAAAAATTCCATGGCACATAGAAAGACTCACGGTGCGGGATTAAGCCAGAAAAAACTGTAAAGTGCAAAGTAAAATTTCCTTATTTTTTAATAACTCAGCCAACTTTCCTCTCCTTTTGCGTTAATACAAGAAAAACTGTTACCGATGGTTACAAATTGATTAGGGAATTGTAGGAATTACCCTGCGCGATGAGTCTGTATACCTTTAGAGCAAGGGCGTTCACGGCTTTTTTGTTATGATGGCAGCTCCTTGCAAATCAGTACTCCGCACCATGAGCACCAAAATCGTTATTGCCGATGACCATCCACTTTTCCGCAACGCACTGTGTCAGGCGGTAAAGCAAGTAGTAAAAGATGCTCAAATACTGGAATGCGACAGCATCGACTCGCTTGAAAGCCTGCTGTCTCAACAAAGCGAAATCGATTTAATTTTGCTGGATTTACGCATGCCAGGGGCGAATGGCTTTTCTGGTTTAGTGCTTATCCGCGGACAATACCCAGACATTCCCGTTGTCGTGATTTCAGCCAGCGATGACCATGTCATCGTGCAGCGTGCTATTGAGTACGGCATCTCTGGCTTTATTCCCAAGGCATCGGATCTCAGCCAAATTGCCGCTGCACTGCAGAGTATTTTGGATGGATCACTTTGGCTGCCTAGCCAACTACCACAACCTGCTGACAACGCCGAGCGCGAGTTTGCTCAGCGCCTCAAGACGCTGACACCCCAACAACTGCGCGTGTTTATGATGTTGACGAAAGGCTTGCTCAACAAACAAATTGCTGGCGAAGTGAATGTTTCAGAAGCCACTGTTCGCACGCACATGACCGCTATTTTCCGCAAGCTGGGCGTAAGGAATCGCACGCAAGCGGTATTGGCGGCCGGCTACTTAAATATCGAAGAACCCAGCTAATTGCTATCGATTTTGCAGCGACGACATCAACGCGCGCAACTTGGCGGGCTTCACGGGTTTTGCCATAAACAGATAGCCACGATCTTCCACCAAGCGCCGAATATCTTCCGTGTTGTTGGCAGTGATCACTAAAACAGACAAATCGCGTTTTGCCGCGCTGATCAAATGACCCGCCACATCCAAGCCTGTCGCGCCGTCATCTAACTGATAATCGGCGATCACAAGATCCGGTAAGTTTTGCTGCAATGCCTGCATGGATGACGCAGCATCATGTGCCGTCGCCACAGCGCAACCCCAGCCTTCCAGCAACGCCCTCATACCTGCTAGCACGCTAGGTTCGTTATCAACGCACAAAACGGTGAGTGCAAGATTACCTCCTGCATGGATGGCAGTTGTTTGTGCAGGCATCAGCATAGAAGGCTGAGCATGAGCGATAGGAACATCGACTGAAAACACTGAACCGTGTTGCGGCCAAGAGCGTAAGTTAATGGGATGATCAAGCAGCCGCGAGATGCGATCAGCAATTGCAAGCCCCAAACCTAAACCTCGCTCGCCTTTATCATGCTCAGGCGTTTTTAGGCGGTGAAACTCTAGAAAAATTTCACTGCATTTATCTTGTGGAATGCCGGGCCCTGTATCCCACACCTCTATACGCAACATATTTCCTAAACGCCGACAACCCAACAGCACTCGACCGCTACTGGTGTAACGAACCGCGTTCGACAAAAAGTTCTGCAAAATGCGGCGCAATAAATGCGGATCACTCCACACAGCTTGGTGCGTTTGCACCATACGAAAGTCGATATTGCGCGCCTGTGCCAAGGCAGTGAAATCTCGCCCTAAACGATCAAATAAATCTTTTAAATAAAAAACTTCTCGCTTTGGTTCGACTACACCAGCGTCCAAGCGAGACGCTTCAAGCATACTGTTGATCAACGCATCTGCCGCTTGCAGCGATAACACAATATTTTCTGAAAAAGTTTGCAACTCGCTCTCGTGTGTTTTTTGCGCCAAAGCGGATGCAAACAAAGAGGCGGCATTCAGTGGCTGCATCAAGTCATGGCTCGCCGCAGCAAGAAATCGCGTCTTCGATAAATTGGCCTGTTCGGCTTCTGACTTTGCCAACTCCAATTCTTGCGTACGCTGCTGTACACGTAATTCCAATGTTTCATTGGATGCACGCAATTGTCGTTCTAACTCTTTGTGCGCGGTAATATCGGTATAGCTCGTGACAAAACCACCGCCAGGCATTGGATTACCGCTCACCTCCAACACACGCCCTTCTGGTCGATAGCGTTCAAAGTTATGCGGATTACCTTCCTTCAAATAACGAATACGCTTTTCAACCTCAGCATCCAATTCTTCTGGCTGGCAGCCAATTTTTTCGAGATTAAATCGAATCAAATCTGCAACTGGTCTACCGGTTCTTACATAATCATCGGGATACTCAAAAAACTCTAAATAGCGTTTATTCCATGCCACCATGCGCATCTGTTGATCAACAACACTGATACCTTGTGAGATGTGTTCAATCGATGATTGAACCAACTCCTGCATGAATTCAAAAAAGAATCGTGCACCACTGATGATACTAAGCACATCGGCAATTTGAACGGCGCCGCGCACAACAAACGCACGCACCATATTGCCAATAGCCACAGATTCCGTATTACCGACAGACTGACAAATAATCTCTTCAGCGACATCAATATCAAAAGTAGAAACAACTAACTCTCCGCTAAACGCTTTACCTTGTGCAGCGTAAGCTTGTTGAAATTTTATTGTCGCTTCATCAGGCGGCATAAACCCCTGAGCAAACTCGATTAACTCTTTGAGTAAAACCAGCGGTTTGACTTCAGGGGCATCCACAAACAATACCTAGCATCAAGCCTCAGCAGGCAACTTACGACCGAGAATGAGATCGGAACATTTTTCACCGATCATCATGCAAGGCGCGTTGGTATTGCCGCCAATTAATGTTGGCATGATGGAAGCATCTGCAACGCGCAATCCTTCAATCCCGTGTACACGCAATTCATTATCAACAACGGCTTGTTCATCCGATCCCATTTTGCAGGTGCCAACAGGGTGATAAACCGTTTCGCACACTTGGCGCAAAAACTCACGGATTCTACCTTCATCCGTTAAATGTTTATCTGGGCGCGATGGCTCGCCCATCAAACCATCCCACGCTTTGGCTTGTGCAATATCGCGCACAATTTCATAGCTGCGTTGTATCACTTTCCAATCGTGCTCATTGTCGAGAAAATTAAAATCCACCAAGGGTGATGCAAACGGATCCGCACTCGCCGGTGTGACAGAGCCACGACTCTGCGGGCGCAGCTGACAAGCGTGAATTGACATGCCGTGTTGCTTAGGGATTGGATCAATCAAACCGTGCATCAGAATCGGAATAAAGTGCAGCTGAATATCAGGAATCGCTAAATCAGACGATGATTTCACAAAACCGCCCGCTTCAATCATGTTGCAAGCAGCAATGCCTTTGCCGAGCACAAAATATTCAAAGGCTGTTTTAATTTGCAGTGGAATTTGCGTTGCTGCAGCATTCATTGTGATTGGCTTGGTGCAAGTGTAGTTGACCAAAATATCCAAATGCTCTTGCAAATTATGACCGACACCTGGCAGATCTTTTAGTACTTTGATACCGGCGCGTTCTAAATCTTCTTTACGACCAATACCTGAAGTTTGCAGAATATGTGGCGACTTGATAGCACCTGCCGACAACACCACTTCGCGTTTCGCTTCTACTAAACAGGACTTGCGACCCTGCTGATACTCCACGCCCGTTGCGCGATTGCCGTCCAACAAAATTCGCGTGACATGTGCGCCAGTCACAATCGTCAAATTAGGACGCTTACGCACTTCCGGCGTAAGAAAAGCTACTGCAGAACTGGAGCGTTTTCCGTTACGCAAAGTGGCTTGATAGCGTGCAAAGCCTTCTTGCTGCGCGCCATTAAAATCATCCGTTGCTGAGTAGCCCAACTCTAAACCCGCTGCAATAAATTTGTCGTACAAAATATTATCGCAAGGTGCGTCAGAAACTTTTAAGCCACCACCCACACCGTGGTAGCGCGACTCGCCGCGCACATTGTCTTCGGAGCGCTTGAAGTACGGCAGCACTTCGTTATAAGACCAACCGGCATTGCCCAACTCGCTCCAATGGTCGTAATCCCATTGATTGCCGCGAATGTAAACCATGCCATTCAAGCTGCTCGACCCGCCCAACAATTTTCCACGCGGCACATAAATTTTGCGATTATTCAATGCAGGCTGTGGCACGGTGTACATCTGCCAATTCATTTTGTTGCTTTTTAATACTTCCGCAGCACCGCCTGGCATATGCACCATAGGATTATTGTCTTTTGGACCCGCCTCTAACAGCAGCACTTTATGTTGTGTGTTTTCAGACAATCGCGCAGCTAATACACAACCTGCCGACCCTGCACCAATGACGATGTAATCAAACATGATGACTCCTTTTCTTTAATCAATTTGGGTAATCGTTACAAATAAAAAGCCCGTGCAGACCACGGGCTTTAGTCATTTTTATCAAAACATTAAAACAACATCAGGTCGCTGCTTTGCCGCCTTTAGGCAGCAAAAAATGCGCCAAGGCAGGAAGCAGCGTCAGTGCACCCACCATGTTCCAAAGGAACAT
This genomic window from Pseudomonadales bacterium contains:
- a CDS encoding choline dehydrogenase; translation: MFDYIVIGAGSAGCVLAARLSENTQHKVLLLEAGPKDNNPMVHMPGGAAEVLKSNKMNWQMYTVPQPALNNRKIYVPRGKLLGGSSSLNGMVYIRGNQWDYDHWSELGNAGWSYNEVLPYFKRSEDNVRGESRYHGVGGGLKVSDAPCDNILYDKFIAAGLELGYSATDDFNGAQQEGFARYQATLRNGKRSSSAVAFLTPEVRKRPNLTIVTGAHVTRILLDGNRATGVEYQQGRKSCLVEAKREVVLSAGAIKSPHILQTSGIGRKEDLERAGIKVLKDLPGVGHNLQEHLDILVNYTCTKPITMNAAATQIPLQIKTAFEYFVLGKGIAACNMIEAGGFVKSSSDLAIPDIQLHFIPILMHGLIDPIPKQHGMSIHACQLRPQSRGSVTPASADPFASPLVDFNFLDNEHDWKVIQRSYEIVRDIAQAKAWDGLMGEPSRPDKHLTDEGRIREFLRQVCETVYHPVGTCKMGSDEQAVVDNELRVHGIEGLRVADASIMPTLIGGNTNAPCMMIGEKCSDLILGRKLPAEA
- a CDS encoding DUF1302 family protein, whose protein sequence is MKIKNRFSGLAKAIVVAGLLPLSVQTHALEFEVSDELKVNLDTTITYGRQWRVEGRDKNLLGGHIDRKFAMANPDSKAFKEYVQRMNSDDGTRNYDKWDTVSNRVGILSDINISYKNVGLFLRPQIFYDSVPFDRPSWSDKYLAPYVGAAGSNNQLAADKINNVDHWWDEEYKHTMGYKARFLDAYLYGSFDIAGRSLDVRVGRQVVTWGEALMLQGGIAFAQNRVDSAAATVPGVELKEVFLPTGAVYGSFSATDSTTIEAYWQYEWIKSTLFPTGSFFSMQDFIDGDRFIALPQVGGAGFERVEHHPNNNKQFGLAVRQALADGTELGFYIVNYSDKYPMFWAGNGSASILSPKELATLPENNLPSGNAPYGINYFDNIRMYGLSMNTVIGGVQVGAEYAYRANAPLVPACEAKDLMRAHCKDPSYYAANGFGVWPKGYPAANVVANTAAFSWPRRAEIHSFNIGGTYMLQPSALWDTATLVGELGGWVVGGYEDDDLQFAHLGAFTKSGYGMSMQFMPEYKNVFEGADLVIPFFVNYGIEGSFSTFAYNEQNLWWSVGAELTYLENWKFSAYYSDYSGPNNLWVDRDYISLNVKYTF
- a CDS encoding NahK/ErcS family hybrid sensor histidine kinase/response regulator; its protein translation is MDAPEVKPLVLLKELIEFAQGFMPPDEATIKFQQAYAAQGKAFSGELVVSTFDIDVAEEIICQSVGNTESVAIGNMVRAFVVRGAVQIADVLSIISGARFFFEFMQELVQSSIEHISQGISVVDQQMRMVAWNKRYLEFFEYPDDYVRTGRPVADLIRFNLEKIGCQPEELDAEVEKRIRYLKEGNPHNFERYRPEGRVLEVSGNPMPGGGFVTSYTDITAHKELERQLRASNETLELRVQQRTQELELAKSEAEQANLSKTRFLAAASHDLMQPLNAASLFASALAQKTHESELQTFSENIVLSLQAADALINSMLEASRLDAGVVEPKREVFYLKDLFDRLGRDFTALAQARNIDFRMVQTHQAVWSDPHLLRRILQNFLSNAVRYTSSGRVLLGCRRLGNMLRIEVWDTGPGIPQDKCSEIFLEFHRLKTPEHDKGERGLGLGLAIADRISRLLDHPINLRSWPQHGSVFSVDVPIAHAQPSMLMPAQTTAIHAGGNLALTVLCVDNEPSVLAGMRALLEGWGCAVATAHDAASSMQALQQNLPDLVIADYQLDDGATGLDVAGHLISAAKRDLSVLVITANNTEDIRRLVEDRGYLFMAKPVKPAKLRALMSSLQNR
- a CDS encoding response regulator transcription factor codes for the protein MSTKIVIADDHPLFRNALCQAVKQVVKDAQILECDSIDSLESLLSQQSEIDLILLDLRMPGANGFSGLVLIRGQYPDIPVVVISASDDHVIVQRAIEYGISGFIPKASDLSQIAAALQSILDGSLWLPSQLPQPADNAEREFAQRLKTLTPQQLRVFMMLTKGLLNKQIAGEVNVSEATVRTHMTAIFRKLGVRNRTQAVLAAGYLNIEEPS
- the guaB gene encoding IMP dehydrogenase — translated: MLRIDHEALTFDDVLLIPDYSEVVSKDVCLKTALTRSISLNIPLVSAAMDTVTEARLAIAMAQQGGIGIIHKNMTAAEQAAQVLQVKRFESGVVKDPITIESTASVRELVALTKENRISGVPVMQDGKLVGIVTSRDVRFEPQLDASVSSIMTPKERLVTVKEGASAETVKELLHRHRIEKILVVNDAFDLRGMITVKDFNKSETFPYACKDDQGRLRVGASVGVGGDTDQRVDALIAAGVDVLVVDTAHGHSKNVLGRVQWIKQHYPQVQVIGGNIATGEAALALVKAGADGVKVGIGPGSICTTRIVTGIGVPQISAIANVAAALKETDVPLIADGGIRFSGDVAKAVAAGAHSIMMGSMFAGTEEAPGEIELYQGRSYKSYRGMGSLGAMAQSQGSSDRYFQDASQGAEKLVPEGIEGRVPYKGTVSAIIHQMMGGLRSAMGYTGSINIPAMRTKTRFVRVTSAGMNESHVHDVSITKEAPNYPVR